From a single Rosa rugosa chromosome 7, drRosRugo1.1, whole genome shotgun sequence genomic region:
- the LOC133720451 gene encoding apyrase 2-like, protein MLKRPPRGSSDSLSDKLYKYRSLLLLVSVPLLLLTTLLYLTPSSRILVQTPASTSYAVIFDAGSSGSRVHVFSFDRNLNLLPIGKDLELFLQKKPGLSSYAADPRSAANSLTDLLQKAEAAVPQDLRPFTPVRVGATAGLRALGADASNRILQAVRDLLKQTSSLNSRPDSVTVIDGTQEGSFQWVTINYLLGNLGKQYSDTVGVVDLGGGSVQMAYAISDADAAKAPKTEDGEDSYVRKMSLKGTNYNLYVHSYLRYGLLAARAEILKVSEDSGNPCILDGYNGSYKYGGESFKASASSSGSSLDGCRSVALKALKANEETCTHMKCTFGGVWNGGGGDGLKNLFVASFFFDRAAEAGFVNPNEPVAKVRPGKFDEEAKRACQTKLEDAKSTYPNVEEDNLPYLCMDLVYQFTLLVDGFGLDPWQEITLVKKVKYNNALVEAAWPLGSAIEAVSSLN, encoded by the exons ATGCTGAAACGTCCTCCCAGAGGGAGCTCCGACTCCCTCTCCGACAAGCTCTACAAGTACCGgagcctcctcctcctcgtctcCGTCCCTCTTCTCCTCCTGACCACGCTCCTCTACCTCACCCCCTCCTCTCGCATTCTCGTTCAGACTCCCGCTTCCACCTCCTACGCCGTCATCTTCGACGCCGGAAGCTCCGGCAGCCGCGTCCACGTCTTCTCTTTCGACCGCAACCTCAACCTCCTCCCCATCGGCAAAGATCTCGAGCTCTTCCTTCAGAAAAAGCCCGGCCTCAGCTCCTACGCCGCCGATCCCCGCAGCGCCGCCAACTCACTCACCGATCTCCTCCAGAAGGCGGAGGCCGCCGTTCCCCAAGACCTCCGTCCCTTCACCCCCGTCCGCGTTGGCGCAACCGCCGGCCTGAGAGCGTTGGGGGCTGATGCTTCCAATCGCATTCTTCAGGCCGTTAGGGATTTGTTGAAACAAACGAGCTCCCTCAACTCCCGCCCTGATTCTGTTACCGTCATTGATGGAACTCAGGAGGGTTCATTCCAGTGG GTGACTATCAACTATCTTCTAGGCAATTTGGGGAAGCAATATTCGGATACGGTTGGGGTAGTTGATCTCGGGGGTGGATCTGTTCAAATGGCTTATGCCATCTCAGACGCAGATGCTGCAAAGGCACCTAAGACTGAGGACGGCGAGGATTCGTATGTAAGGAAAATGTCTCTTAAAGGAACTAATTATAACCTCTATGTTCACAG TTATCTGCGTTACGGGTTACTAGCAGCTCGAGCAGAGATTTTAAAGGTTTCTGAAGACTCTGGCAACCCCTGTATTTTAGATGGATATAATG GTTCTTACAAATATGGAGGAGAATCTTTTAAAGCATCAGCTTCCTCATCTGGATCAAGCCTAGATGGGTGCAGGAGTGTTGCTCTGAAGGCACTAAAAGCAAACGAAGAGACATGTACACACATGAAATGCACATTTGGCGGGGTATGGAATGGTGGAGGAGGGGATGGACTAAAGAACCTTTTTGTTGCCTCGTTTTTCTTTGACAGAGCTGCTGAG GCTGGTTTTGTTAACCCAAACGAACCTGTTGCCAAAGTTCGCCCTGGAAAGTTTGACGAGGAAGCTAAGCGTGCTTGCCAAACTAAACTTGAGGATGCCAAATCCACGTATCCAAATGTTGAAGAGGACAACCTGCCTTACTTGTGCATGGATCTTGTTTACCAGTTTACATTGCTTGTAGATGGATTTG GTCTAGATCCATGGCAAGAGATTACATTGGTGAAGAAAGTTAAATATAATAACGCCTTGGTTGAAGCGGCATGGCCACTAGGCAGTGCCATAGAAGCGGTTTCCTCATTAAATTGA
- the LOC133720810 gene encoding probable histone acetyltransferase HAC-like 1 has product MDVMKRFTSSSEIQGYPELSSISSLFDDFIGGIAFDTKQQDVNGFTMTSDINNVDVMQVQQVSNLDGQNVQPPPVTKMYKRNRKRSLAVSSEESQQPADSDELSSGSSEDTAPCSKRLKVETKEGLAHSQCESPVSFDSEVMQVKMGEAENSIQEEPKPEVLVDEVTKDGVLTAEHINAHLLSLLSTAAPMHCSNYDRVCQFCASGRLLFAATPLYCSNCGGRIKERANYYSTPTEHGAKYCFCSRCYNNTRSGDISLGDTKVSKATLAKKKNDEEIEEPWVRCGRCEGWQHQICALYNDKCDSDEYVCFKCLLKEMEFGEHKPKNVGFCAKDLPTSMLSDHIEKRLIRCLEQERRKRRSKDKGNESSEVLGVEGLVVREVLSVEKTVKVKQQYLDLFPEQSYPAEFPYKSKVILMFQKIDGVDVCIFGMYVQEFGSECSYPNKGCVYISYLDSVKYFRPAEARAVTGEALRTFVYHEVLIGYLEFCKKQGFVTAYIWACPPSKEEDYILYCHPPMQKTPLPVKLRKWYQSMIKKASNEGIVVGTTNLYDRYFIPSSTGECHSKVTAARLPHFDGDYWSNAAEDLIKEIGKEEETKIRKRTLEAMGHTNASDGSTKDILLMQKLGDAILTNRENFMVVNFQYVCIRCNEAILSGEHWSCSQCKNFHLCEKCHSLCGGKDTHMTVDMEQHVLSQVIVLLEDYELPDTKDREVILNNGLFEERTSFLNFCVKNHYQFDTLRQAKYSSLMILHHLSDLTALTSAEKNKTCSSIGHKVADQSWICEIDQDKGSSPTVGHVTKISRETQLTEGLSPASIKELLHVLEHAAVCYPIKNRPCSYPNTNCLKIKKLFVHVKKCTVRAAGGCELCKKAWLGLILHSKECRKSNCIVPRCMDLRKYTDQRGKTRDGTKRYKASIEVSSCSSQTLLPTESQWLPETGIWVFPYIIPF; this is encoded by the coding sequence ATGGATGTGATGAAGAGATTCACTAGTTCGTCGGAGATTCAGGGCTACCCGGAACTGTCTTCGATTTCGAGCCTTTTTGATGATTTCATAGGAGGGATTGCTTTCGATACTAAGCAACAAGATGTTAACGGGTTCACGATGACTTCGGATATTAATAATGTCGACGTTATGCAAGTCCAACAAGTCTCAAATCTTGATGGGCAGAATGTGCAGCCGCCACCAGTGACAAAGATGTACAAACGAAACCGAAAGAGAAGCCTTGCAGTTTCTTCAGAAGAGTCACAACAGCCTGCTGATTCAGATGAACTTAGTTCGGGAAGCAGTGAAGATACGGCTCCTTGTTCGAAAAGGTTGAAGGTTGAAACTAAAGAAGGACTTGCACACTCGCAGTGTGAGTCTCCTGTGTCGTTTGATTCTGAAGTGATGCAAGTGAAGATGGGAGAGGCTGAGAACTCCATACAAGAGGAGCCGAAACCAGAAGTACTTGTCGATGAAGTAACAAAGGATGGAGTGTTAACAGCAGAGCACATCAATGCTCATTTGCTGAGTCTATTGTCTACCGCAGCGCCAATGCATTGTTCAAACTATGATCGAGTGTGTCAGTTTTGTGCATCCGGTAGGCTATTGTTTGCGGCGACTCCATTGTACTGTTCAAACTGTGGTGGCCGTATCAAGGAGAGAGCAAACTACTACAGCACACCAACTGAGCATGGTGCAAAGTATTGTTTCTGTTCGCGGTGCTATAACAATACAAGAAGTGGAGATATCTCATTGGGGGATACCAAAGTTTCAAAGGCGACACTcgcaaagaagaaaaatgatgaGGAGATAGAGGAGCCATGGGTGCGGTGTGGTAGGTGTGAGGGATGGCAACATCAGATATGTGCTCTCTATAATGATAAGTGTGATTCGGACGAGTATGTATGTTTCAAATGTCTGTTGAAAGAGATGGAATTCGGAGAGCACAAGCCGAAAAATGTTGGTTTTTGTGCTAAAGATCTGCCAACTAGTATGCTTAGTGACCACATCGAGAAAAGACTCATTAGGTGCCTCGAGCAAGAGAGACGAAAGAGAAGGTCAAAGGATAAAGGAAATGAATCTTCTGAGGTTCTAGGAGTGGAAGGTCTTGTTGTAAGAGAGGTTTTATCGGTTGAGAAAACAGTTAAAGTGAAGCAGCAGTATTTGGATCTGTTTCCTGAACAGAGTTACCCTGCTGAATTCCCATACAAATCCAAGGTCATTCTTATGTTTCAGAAGATTGATGGTGTAGATGTGTGTATTTTCGGAATGTATGTGCAAGAGTTCGGCTCAGAATGTAGCTATCCAAATAAGGGTTGTGTTTATATATCATATCTTGATTCAGTCAAGTACTTTAGACCTGCAGAAGCAAGAGCTGTGACAGGAGAAGCTCTTCGGACATTTGTTTACCATGAAGTATTGATAGGATACCTTGAGTTTTGCAAGAAACAAGGCTTCGTGACAGCCTACATATGGGCCTGCCCCCCTTCAAAGGAAGAAGATTATATTCTGTACTGCCATCCACCAATGCAGAAGACACCCTTGCCAGTTAAGCTGCGTAAATGGTATCAGTCGATGATAAAGAAAGCAAGTAATGAAGGGATTGTGGTCGGCACCACTAACTTATATGATCGGTATTTTATTCCTAGTAGTACTGGGGAATGCCACTCCAAGGTCACAGCAGCTCGTTTGCCACATTTTGATGGTGACTATTGGTCTAATGCTGCTGAAGATTTGATCAAGGAGATTGGCAAGGAGGAGGAGACAAAAATTAGAAAGAGAACTTTAGAAGCGATGGGACATACAAATGCTTCTGATGGTTCCACCAAAGATATTCTTCTGATGCAGAAACTGGGGGATGCTATCTTAACCAACAGGGAGAATTTCATGGTCGTCAATTTTCAGTATGTTTGCATTCGCTGCAACGAAGCGATATTATCTGGGGAACACTGGTCTTGTAGTCAGTGCAAAAACTTTCACCTTTGTGAAAAATGCCATAGCCTTTGTGGTGGGAAGGACACGCACATGACAGTCGACATGGAACAACATGTGCTCTCTCAGGTAATAGTACTACTGGAGGATTATGAGCTTCCTGATACAAAGGATAGAGAGGTTATTTTGAACAATGGTTTATTCGAGGAAAGGACTTCTTTCTTGAACTTCTGTGTGAAGAATCATTATCAATTTGACACGCTTCGCCAGGCCAAGTATTCCTCACTGATGATTCTCCATCACCTCAGTGATCTTACTGCACTGACTAGTGCTGAGAAGAACAAGACATGCAGCAGCATTGGCCATAAAGTTGCTGATCAGAGCTGGATATGTGAGATTGATCAAGACAAAGGCAGTTCACCCACGGTTGGTCATGTGACAAAGATCAGTAGAGAGACACAACTGACTGAAGGATTGAGTCCAGCATCGATAAAGGAACTGCTCCATGTGTTGGAACATGCTGCTGTGTGTTACCCTATCAAGAACCGGCCTTGCTCTTACCCTAACACAAACTGCCTCAAAATTAAAAAGCTATTTGTCCATGTAAAGAAGTGCACTGTTCGAGCTGCTGGAGGTTGTGAACTATGTAAAAAGGCATGGCTTGGATTGATTTTGCATTCGAAAGAATGTAGAAAATCAAATTGCATTGTACCGCGTTGCATGGACCTGAGGAAGTACACAGATCAGCGAGGGAAAACCAGAGATGGGACTAAAAGATATAAAGCTAGCATTGAGGTGTCCAGTTGTTCAAGCCAGACCTTGTTGCCAACAGAATCACAGTGGTTGCCTGAGACTGGGATATGGGTATTCCCATACATTATTCCATTTTAG
- the LOC133721555 gene encoding flavin mononucleotide hydrolase 1, chloroplatic, translating into MDMAVFLRLPAIPFPLRNSSLHSSRGIKMALKTTQKNTNVSFSTATTRKLPILLFDIMDTIVRDPFYHDIPAFFRMPFEELIESKHPTAWIEFEKGLIDEVELARKFFKDGRPFDLEGLKNCMREGYSYIEGVEELLHVLKHNNYEMHAFTNYPIWYEMIEDKLNISKYLSWTFCSCINGKRKPDPEFFLEVVRHLKVDPASCLFVDDRKRNVEAAKEVGIIGLHFKNVDVLRQDLSLMGIDISTDETNLAQE; encoded by the exons ATGGATATGGCTGTGTTTTTGAGACTACCCGCGATCCCTTTCCCTCTAAGAAACTCGTCACTTCATTCCTCAAGAGGAATTAAAATGGCTCTAAAAACCACCCAGAAGAACACCAACGTCTCTTTCTCTACTGCTACTACTCGAAAGCTGCCCATACTGCTCTTTGACATCATGGACACCATTGTTCGTGACCCTTTTTACCATGACATCCCTGCTTTCTTCAG AATGCCATTCGAAGAACTAATAGAATCGAAGCACCCAACTGCATGGATTGAGTTTGAAAAGGGGTTGATTGATGAG GTGGAACTAGCAAGAAAATTCTTTAAGGATGGAAGGCCTTTTGATTTGGAAG GCCTGAAAAATTGCATGAGAGAAGGATATTCCTATATTGAAGGTGTTGAAGAATTGCTTCATGTATTAAAACATAACAACTATGAGATGCATGCTTTCACAAACTATCCCATCTG GTACGAGATGATTGAGGACAAATTAAACATCTCCAAGTATTTATCTTGGACATTTTGTTCCTGTATAAATG GGAAGAGGAAGCCTGATCCTGAATTCTTTTTGGAAGTTGTGAGACATCTCAAAGTTGATCCAGCAAGCTGTCTATTCGTCGATGATAG GAAGAGGAATGtagaggctgcaaaggaagtTGGCATAATTGGTCTACATTTCAAAAACGTAGATGTGCTTCGTCAAGATCTTTCCTTGATGGGGATTGACATTTCAACAGATGAAACCAACCTTGCACAAGAATAG
- the LOC133721869 gene encoding uncharacterized protein LOC133721869 isoform X1 produces MSMTQFAMVEELASLVKDNLSCKHLILSVEEALVDFLQSDTSSSGVLQLEPMNSYNRLLLHRLADIFGFSHESVGEGEERHLVLERCPETSIPSILVSDILWQYDEPESPMTSHLLLKRSEAPPVLRKKSPPLQHSLEEREAAYLAARERIFSRDLGEVKESVTQRQRNVPVVARRMIAHALGKRINPSSQDATHEDCNASRGLSDKLNCQGKVEVETNLIVEACHQTLTPLDQNVNSCGEVKKNNRSLNASPPSLSERKTSQKQDDKISGAVSSISQNGRKGHGADEEDIKREHLGAAKRMFAHALGMRSGKNGVSSTGSEIKHVNME; encoded by the exons ATGAGTATGACCCAGTTCGCTATG GTTGAGGAATTGGCTTCTCTTGTCAAGGACAATCTTTCGTGCAAGCATCTTATTCTCTCAGTGGAAGAGGCTTTGGTGGATTTCCTTCAGAGTGATACCAG TTCCAGTGGAGTCTTGCAGTTGGAACCAATGAACTCATACAACCGTCTTCTCTTGCATCGTCTTGCAGATATATTtgg ATTTTCCCATGAATCTGTTGGTGAAGGAGAGGAGCGGCATTTAGTTTTGGAGCGATGCCCGGAGACATCAAT ACCGTCCATCCTTGTCAGTGATATTTTGTGGCAGTATGATGAGCCTGAATCTCCAATGACTTCACACTTATTATTAAAGAGGTCAGAAGCCCCTCCAG TGTTGAGGAAAAAATCTCCTCCGCTTCAACATTCACTAGAGGAGAGAGAAGCAGCATATTTGGCAGCTCGTGAGCGAATATTTTCGAGGGATTTGGGAGAAGTAAAGGAATCTGTCACTCAGAGGCAACGCAATGTTCCTGTGGTTGCCCGTCGGATGATAGCACATGCCCTAGGCAAAAGAATCAACCCATCCAGTCAGGATGCCACTCATGAGGATTGCAACGCATCTAGAGGGCTGAGTGATAAGTTGAATTGTCAAGGCAAGGTTGAAGTTGAGACCAATTTGATTGTGGAAGCTTGTCATCAGACCCTCACCCCTTTGGACCAAAATGTGAACTCCTGTGGTGAAGTGAAAAAGAACAACCGTAGTTTGAATGCATCACCCCCAAGTCTAAGTGAAAGGAAGACATCCCAAAAACAAGATGACAAGATTTCTGGTGCTGTCAGCAGCATATCTCAAAACGGAAGAAAAGGACATGGTGCAGATGAGGAAGACATCAAAAGGGAACATTTGGGTGCAGCAAAGAGGATGTTTGCTCATGCCCTAGGAATGCGCTCAGGGAAGAATGGTGTTTCATCAACAGGCAGCGAGATAAAGCATGTTAACATGGAGTGA
- the LOC133722624 gene encoding ALBINO3-like protein 2, chloroplastic isoform X2, with protein sequence MASSSYYLRRRSASLVLRALSHPPARQFHLLENPNLLSPHVPLTRSRSSSAYSFAPTRTLTLTLTLTHSLCLDLDRLAGVDSAATLSAVLNSGGAEGSLQHLRPIQDLISVLDWFHQLTGLPWWLVIVSSSLAMRIALLPILIVQLKRLKRIEPFLPRLPPPGSSCYSAKSYFRRISLFEKRRREIGCPSFLWLIAIPIVRALCFSLWFRSIREMSLSNHPGFDCGGTLWFQNLTELPRDVLSCIFPLMIAGLHYSYIQICFKPSSGRKFMFGLLSEEEFKFQLKALTLPIYLFCYFVPQGCLVYWVTSNSLNIIQALALADPRVCAKLGLPDKNHSKETSSCEELDNSRLSPLVSPMESKKISPQIPSPRDLSNLSIKLLSEGHKERALHLLKIALEKDPEYIRALILMGQTLLQKKLNAEATEYFERAITKWAGSAYIRQGKMEEGIVHLERIAQLEEPDEPKSKAHYFDGLLMLASALSNVGRKDEALKHLRLAAAYNPAYKEYLEQCKNMDDSVVSGNRKVQQDRRKLGNKKKDKKTKNC encoded by the exons ATGGCATCGTCATCCTACTACCTCCGTCGCCGCTCCGCCTCCCTCGTCCTCCGCGCTCTCTCTCATCCTCCGGCGCGTCAATTCCACCTCCTCGAGAACCCTaaccttctctctcctcacgTCCCTCTCACTAGGAGCAGGAGCAGCAGTGCCTACTCGTTTGCTCCGACTCgcactctcactctcactctcactctcactcacTCTCTGTGTTTGGATTTGGATCGACTCGCCGGAGTTGACTCGGCGGCGACTCTGTCGGCGGTTTTGAATTCCGGCGGTGCTGAAGGGTCGCTGCAGCACCTGCGTCCCATTCAGGACTTGATTTCAGTGCTCGATTGGTTCCATCAGCTCACTGGTTTACCATG GTGGCTAGTTATAGTTTCCTCCAGTTTGGCAATGAGAATTGCATTGCTCCCCATACTCATTGTGCAACTCAAAAGGTTGAAAAGGATTGAACCATTTCTTCCCAGAT TGCCTCCTCCCGGGTCATCTTGCTACTCAGCAAAAAGTTACTTTCGTCGAATTTCTCTGTTTGAAAAGAGGAGGAGGGAAATAGGATGTCCCTCATTTCTATGGCTAATTGCAATCCCCATTGTTCGG GCTCTGTGCTTTTCCCTCTGGTTCAGAAGTATTCGAGAGATGTCACTGAGTAACCATCCAGGGTTTGATTGT GGTGGCACTTTATGGTTCCAAAATTTGACCGAATTGCCTCGTGATGTTTTAAGCTGCATCTTCCCTTTAATGATTGCTGGTTTGCATTATAGCTATATTCAG ATTTGCTTTAAGCCATCTTCAGGAAGGAAGTTCATGTTTGGCTTATTATCTGAAGAA GAATTTAAGTTCCAATTGAAAGCTTTGACTCTGCCTATCTACTTGTTTTGCTATTTTGTTCCTCAG GGATGTCTAGTCTATTGGGTCACAAGTAATTCACTCAATATTATTCAG GCATTAGCTCTGGCTGATCCTCGTGTATGTGCAAAGTTGGGGTTGCCAGACAAGAATCATAGTAAAGAGACTTCGAGTTGTGAGGAGTTGGATAATTCTAGACTATCACCCTTGGTCTCTCCTATGGAATCAAAAAAGATATCTCCGCAGATCCCATCCCCTAGAGATCTGAGTAAT CTTTCAATCAAACTCTTATCAGAAGGACATAAAGAAAGAGCACTACATTTGCTAAA AATTGCTCTTGAAAAGGATCCTGAATATATAAGAGCATTAATTCTAATGGGTCAGACTCTATTGCAAAAGAAATTGAATGCAGAAGCAACCGAGTACTTTGAGCGTGCTATAACAAAG TGGGCTGGTAGCGCCTACATACGACAG GGAAAAATGGAGGAAGGGATTGTACACCTTGAAAGAATTGCACAGTTGGAAGAGCCAGATGAACCAAAGAGCAAAGCTCATTATTTTGATGGGTTGTTAATGCTGGCAAG TGCTCTATCAAATGTGGGTCGCAAGGATGAAGCTTTAAAGCATCTGCGCTTGGCTGCTGCTTATAATCCTGCTTACAAGGAATACTTGGAACAATGTAAAAATATGGACGACAGTGTTGTCAGCGGTAATAGGAAAGTCCAGCAAGACAGAAGAAAATTGGGCAACAAGAAGAAAGACAAGAAAACGAAGAATTGCTAG
- the LOC133721230 gene encoding uncharacterized protein LOC133721230 yields the protein MWSVGALDSITITTPSPSSNRFRALAKPPTCSLHVHYPSRPLRALPTFTLSNQSSSFRPKRALSFRCSAALTPELKSTLDKVVTSHKVVLFMKGTKDFPQCGFSNTVVQILRSLNVPFETINILENEFLRQGLKEYSSWPTFPQLYVEGEFFGGCDITVDAYKSGELQEVLEKAMCS from the exons ATGTGGAGTGTTGGGGCCTTGGACTCAATCACTATAACAACCCCATCTCCTTCGTCCAATCGGTTCAGAGCTCTGGCCAAACCACCCACTTGTTCACTCCACGTTCACTACCCCTCTAGGCCTCTCCGAGCTCTTCCCACCTTCACTCTTTCAAATCAATCCTCCTCTTTCCGACCCAAGAGAGCTCTCTCTTTCCGATGCTCTGCCG CATTAACTCCAGAGCTGAAGAGTACGCTGGACAAAGTTGTTACTTCACACAAAGTGGTTCTGTTTATGAAGGGAACAAAGGACTTCCCACAGTGTGGATTTTCAAACACTGTCGTACAAATATTGAGGTCGTTGAATGTACCTTTCGAGACAATAAACATCCTAGAAAATGAGTTCTTGCGTCAGGGATTGAAGGAGTATTCCAGCTGGCCAACATTTCCTCAGCTTTATGTTGAAGGAGAGTTCTTTGGTGGTTGTGACATCACTGTTG ATGCATACAAAAGCGGGGAGTTGCAGGAAGTACTGGAGAAGGCAATGTGCTCCTGA
- the LOC133721869 gene encoding uncharacterized protein LOC133721869 isoform X2, which produces MNSYNRLLLHRLADIFGFSHESVGEGEERHLVLERCPETSIPSILVSDILWQYDEPESPMTSHLLLKRSEAPPVLRKKSPPLQHSLEEREAAYLAARERIFSRDLGEVKESVTQRQRNVPVVARRMIAHALGKRINPSSQDATHEDCNASRGLSDKLNCQGKVEVETNLIVEACHQTLTPLDQNVNSCGEVKKNNRSLNASPPSLSERKTSQKQDDKISGAVSSISQNGRKGHGADEEDIKREHLGAAKRMFAHALGMRSGKNGVSSTGSEIKHVNME; this is translated from the exons ATGAACTCATACAACCGTCTTCTCTTGCATCGTCTTGCAGATATATTtgg ATTTTCCCATGAATCTGTTGGTGAAGGAGAGGAGCGGCATTTAGTTTTGGAGCGATGCCCGGAGACATCAAT ACCGTCCATCCTTGTCAGTGATATTTTGTGGCAGTATGATGAGCCTGAATCTCCAATGACTTCACACTTATTATTAAAGAGGTCAGAAGCCCCTCCAG TGTTGAGGAAAAAATCTCCTCCGCTTCAACATTCACTAGAGGAGAGAGAAGCAGCATATTTGGCAGCTCGTGAGCGAATATTTTCGAGGGATTTGGGAGAAGTAAAGGAATCTGTCACTCAGAGGCAACGCAATGTTCCTGTGGTTGCCCGTCGGATGATAGCACATGCCCTAGGCAAAAGAATCAACCCATCCAGTCAGGATGCCACTCATGAGGATTGCAACGCATCTAGAGGGCTGAGTGATAAGTTGAATTGTCAAGGCAAGGTTGAAGTTGAGACCAATTTGATTGTGGAAGCTTGTCATCAGACCCTCACCCCTTTGGACCAAAATGTGAACTCCTGTGGTGAAGTGAAAAAGAACAACCGTAGTTTGAATGCATCACCCCCAAGTCTAAGTGAAAGGAAGACATCCCAAAAACAAGATGACAAGATTTCTGGTGCTGTCAGCAGCATATCTCAAAACGGAAGAAAAGGACATGGTGCAGATGAGGAAGACATCAAAAGGGAACATTTGGGTGCAGCAAAGAGGATGTTTGCTCATGCCCTAGGAATGCGCTCAGGGAAGAATGGTGTTTCATCAACAGGCAGCGAGATAAAGCATGTTAACATGGAGTGA
- the LOC133722624 gene encoding ALBINO3-like protein 2, chloroplastic isoform X1: MASSSYYLRRRSASLVLRALSHPPARQFHLLENPNLLSPHVPLTRSRSSSAYSFAPTRTLTLTLTLTHSLCLDLDRLAGVDSAATLSAVLNSGGAEGSLQHLRPIQDLISVLDWFHQLTGLPWWLVIVSSSLAMRIALLPILIVQLKRLKRIEPFLPRLPPPGSSCYSAKSYFRRISLFEKRRREIGCPSFLWLIAIPIVRALCFSLWFRSIREMSLSNHPGFDCGGTLWFQNLTELPRDVLSCIFPLMIAGLHYSYIQICFKPSSGRKFMFGLLSEEEFKFQLKALTLPIYLFCYFVPQGCLVYWVTSNSLNIIQALALADPRVCAKLGLPDKNHSKETSSCEELDNSRLSPLVSPMESKKISPQIPSPRDLSNLSIKLLSEGHKERALHLLKIALEKDPEYIRALILMGQTLLQKKLNAEATEYFERAITKIFIAGHPTKVEDIDNLIVASQWAGSAYIRQGKMEEGIVHLERIAQLEEPDEPKSKAHYFDGLLMLASALSNVGRKDEALKHLRLAAAYNPAYKEYLEQCKNMDDSVVSGNRKVQQDRRKLGNKKKDKKTKNC; encoded by the exons ATGGCATCGTCATCCTACTACCTCCGTCGCCGCTCCGCCTCCCTCGTCCTCCGCGCTCTCTCTCATCCTCCGGCGCGTCAATTCCACCTCCTCGAGAACCCTaaccttctctctcctcacgTCCCTCTCACTAGGAGCAGGAGCAGCAGTGCCTACTCGTTTGCTCCGACTCgcactctcactctcactctcactctcactcacTCTCTGTGTTTGGATTTGGATCGACTCGCCGGAGTTGACTCGGCGGCGACTCTGTCGGCGGTTTTGAATTCCGGCGGTGCTGAAGGGTCGCTGCAGCACCTGCGTCCCATTCAGGACTTGATTTCAGTGCTCGATTGGTTCCATCAGCTCACTGGTTTACCATG GTGGCTAGTTATAGTTTCCTCCAGTTTGGCAATGAGAATTGCATTGCTCCCCATACTCATTGTGCAACTCAAAAGGTTGAAAAGGATTGAACCATTTCTTCCCAGAT TGCCTCCTCCCGGGTCATCTTGCTACTCAGCAAAAAGTTACTTTCGTCGAATTTCTCTGTTTGAAAAGAGGAGGAGGGAAATAGGATGTCCCTCATTTCTATGGCTAATTGCAATCCCCATTGTTCGG GCTCTGTGCTTTTCCCTCTGGTTCAGAAGTATTCGAGAGATGTCACTGAGTAACCATCCAGGGTTTGATTGT GGTGGCACTTTATGGTTCCAAAATTTGACCGAATTGCCTCGTGATGTTTTAAGCTGCATCTTCCCTTTAATGATTGCTGGTTTGCATTATAGCTATATTCAG ATTTGCTTTAAGCCATCTTCAGGAAGGAAGTTCATGTTTGGCTTATTATCTGAAGAA GAATTTAAGTTCCAATTGAAAGCTTTGACTCTGCCTATCTACTTGTTTTGCTATTTTGTTCCTCAG GGATGTCTAGTCTATTGGGTCACAAGTAATTCACTCAATATTATTCAG GCATTAGCTCTGGCTGATCCTCGTGTATGTGCAAAGTTGGGGTTGCCAGACAAGAATCATAGTAAAGAGACTTCGAGTTGTGAGGAGTTGGATAATTCTAGACTATCACCCTTGGTCTCTCCTATGGAATCAAAAAAGATATCTCCGCAGATCCCATCCCCTAGAGATCTGAGTAAT CTTTCAATCAAACTCTTATCAGAAGGACATAAAGAAAGAGCACTACATTTGCTAAA AATTGCTCTTGAAAAGGATCCTGAATATATAAGAGCATTAATTCTAATGGGTCAGACTCTATTGCAAAAGAAATTGAATGCAGAAGCAACCGAGTACTTTGAGCGTGCTATAACAAAG ATCTTTATTGCTGGTCATCCGACaaaagtagaggacattgaTAATCTAATTGTTGCATCTCAGTGGGCTGGTAGCGCCTACATACGACAG GGAAAAATGGAGGAAGGGATTGTACACCTTGAAAGAATTGCACAGTTGGAAGAGCCAGATGAACCAAAGAGCAAAGCTCATTATTTTGATGGGTTGTTAATGCTGGCAAG TGCTCTATCAAATGTGGGTCGCAAGGATGAAGCTTTAAAGCATCTGCGCTTGGCTGCTGCTTATAATCCTGCTTACAAGGAATACTTGGAACAATGTAAAAATATGGACGACAGTGTTGTCAGCGGTAATAGGAAAGTCCAGCAAGACAGAAGAAAATTGGGCAACAAGAAGAAAGACAAGAAAACGAAGAATTGCTAG